A window from Solanum stenotomum isolate F172 chromosome 5, ASM1918654v1, whole genome shotgun sequence encodes these proteins:
- the LOC125865564 gene encoding uncharacterized protein LOC125865564 encodes MGSSGFFLLCMLHSMVALTSGALMMFYSNEVFIFSHGRERASKLFGSTPHDQLIIQTSDSFSGLLLFAIGFFLFMVAFVKDREFHNFFAKGCVLLHISMAVWRIYFERKLEEDLGHDWLRLVVADIALGLSWVFFLVYSWREKYD; translated from the coding sequence ATGGGTTCATCTGGTTTTTTCCTCTTGTGTATGCTTCATTCTATGGTGGCCTTAACTTCTGGAGCTTTGATGATGTTTTATAGCAATGAGGTATTTATATTTAGCCATGGAAGAGAGCGTGCGAGTAAGCTTTTTGGATCGACACCCCATGACCAATTGATAATCCAAACATCAGATTCATTCTCTGGTCTGCTTTTATTTGCCATTGGTTTTTTCTTGTTCATGGTGGCATTTGTTAAAGACAGAGAGTTTCACAATTTCTTTGCTAAGGGATGTGTCCTCCTTCATATATCTATGGCTGTTTGGAGAATTTACTTTGAGAGGAAGCTTGAGGAGGATCTCGGACACGATTGGCTGAGATTGGTTGTTGCTGACATTGCTTTAGGACTTTCTTGGGTTTTCTTTCTTGTGTATTCTTGGAGAGAGAAGTATGATTAG
- the LOC125865059 gene encoding cytochrome c oxidase copper chaperone 1-like yields MGGLPIEHTSTTISLSKLPKDQKSAASTMPDSKPKKKICCACPETKNLRDECIVEHGESACEKWIEAHRKCLRAEGFKV; encoded by the coding sequence ATGGGTGGACTGCCGATAGAGCATACATCCACAACCATTTCCTTGTcgaaacttccaaaagatcagAAGTCAGCCGCATCTACAATGCCCGATTCAAAGCCAAAGAAGAAGATTTGCTGCGCTTGCCCTGAAACTAAGAACCTGAGGGATGAATGTATTGTGGAGCACGGTGAATCTGCTTGTGAGAAATGGATTGAAGCTCATCGTAAATGTCTTCGAGCTGAAGGCTTCAAGGTCTGA